The nucleotide window ATCAGTGCTTCGCACGTTCTCCCTTCAGTGGCTGCCTACCGAGAGTGTGTTAGCCGCTGATAGTATCTTGCAGGACAATGTTTATGGGATACCCACGAACGAGGCATCCCAGAACGCATTCTACGATTCTTGGTTTCAGACACGGGAAATTCTTGAACAGGCGCAATCAGTCCGGTCGTTCAGGGTTGTCTATGccattttgctttttggtgGCATTACCATTCCGACTAAAGCTCCAGTCGAGTCAACACGCGAGTTCCTTGACAGCGGCCTGCAAAGCCTTTGTTCTCTGAATGAGCTTGTTAGGAAACATTGTACTACTCTGGGTACTCACTCTATATACAGTGGTCTGCTGGAAGCCAGTCTGAATGCTGTGCATTGGGGCGGATACATCCGTGACCTTGGGGCGTCGCTCACCACAAATCGTCCATGCAGACTTCCTATTCCGGGTCACAGTAAAGGTAGGCTCATTATTATGGGCGATTAGTCTTGCATATCCAAGCTAAACTCGAATAGTGCTTTTCAGTACCGGCTCGATCATGTCCACATTCGACTGGTCGAATAACCAAAATTTCCCTCCCGGTCAGGATGACATCCCAAATATTTGCAAGAAGGCAGTCGCGGAGGCGTTTTATATATGCAGGCAGATAGTTGAGGTCAAAAATTTACTACACTGTGATCATTCTTTGGCTGGCATAGAGGATGTCACCTCAACAGTGGCAGCCGTGAGCAAATTCGACCAACAGTTCCGCCCGTTCATTGATTACTGCATCGACAACCTGGAGTGTCTTTCATTACACTCTAGAACAGCTTCTGGTGGGTACTCAAACTAGTTTATGTGTCCACATACTGACGAATTAAATAGTCTCGCTCGTATTATTCTGGGATCTGAGCATCCTCATCCTAGCCGAGGCGTTGGCTCTCAGCAGGCAGAGCATTGACGACACTATCATCGCAAGTATGGGCTCATATCAGGCCGAGGCAGTCGCATCGGTCACAAAGACCGTAGAACGCGTACTGTCGCTACCGCCAGACTCTGCCTTCAATCTTGCAAACGGTCTTGATGCTGAAGTCCCTCTCGTTGCCTATCACATTACCCCGAGTTTAACGGCAATGGTCTATCAAAAGACCATCGAAACTTTGATGGACTCTCAGCAATCACCGCTCCATACCGGAGAGACAGCCGACGAAGTTTGGCAACGGCAGATTGATATCGTGCTGAAAGGCCTCAGCTCACTCGGTGAGACCGTCGGCGGATCCGAGGCGGCCGCAAGAGTTTTGCAGTCATTATTGCCGCGATATGGGGATATACTGTCTGAGTGCTGGACTTCTGATTTCAGCACTTGACTGGTGTTTAGATCACCTGCGAAATACAGCGGATCCGATATGCGACGTTTGCTATGAGTACGGGCGAAGCTAGAAACACGAttgtgcttcttctgcggGCATTCCACCGACATTTATTCCGTGGTAAGGGGGAAAAAGCCAATATGCAAGCTCTGCGATCACCAAGGTGCACTTACTTGCATCATGTTGAGGATGCTACTACTGTTATCCTAACCAGACGAAGGACTCTGTTCCCGCAGTGAAGGTGCGGCCAAGCACTCTAACTCCCCAAACAACCGCCTATTACTCAGTAACTAATGCCGCTACTAGCAAGAACTATTTGAATATATGGATAGACAGTGTGTCTCATAGTTCACCTGTCACTATGCGGATACGTCAGTGGAATGCTATCGGTTCCGCTCTGTCGGCTCCGACCATCGGTTCCGCAATCCAGAACTTTTCTCGAGATGCAGTCTGCTGATCCTCGAAATCATCAAACAATTCTTAACACTTCAGAACAACAATCAATTAGCTTCAATCTTCAAAGGTCAGTCACTTACTATActcaaacaacaacaccactaCACAGCTTCCACACGAGCCCCTACTATCTCGAAAACATACTATCCCTCctcctactactatataaacTACAATGCCTACTACAacctccaaccccctcccaacCCTAATCTTCATCCCCGGCGCCTGGCACCTCCCAACCTGCTACACCAAACTCATCACTcacctccaaacccaccacccaaccctcAACTGCACGACCATCACTCTCCCCTCCACAACCGGCGACCCCAGCGCCACATTCAAAGATGACCTCTCTGCCGCCCGcgccgccatcaccaccgaaACCCTCCACCACGGACGCAACGTCGTCCTGATCGCGCACTCCTACGGCGGTATGGTCGCCAACAGCGCCATAAAGGACTTCACAGTCCCCCAAACACCCACATCCGGTACCATCATCGGCCTAATCCTCATCGCCTCCGGCTTCACCCTAaccggcttctccttcatgGACCCCTTCCTCGGCCACCCCCCACCCTCCTGGCGCGCAAACCACACCACCGGCTTCGCAGAACTAGTCACTTCCCCCCGCGAACTCTTCTATCATGACCTccccgaggaagaagcccgcTACTGGGTCTCGCAGCTCAGACCGCAGAGTCTGAAAGCGCTGTTCGAGGGCGGTGAGTTCTCGTATGCGGGGTGGAAGGACGTTCCGTGTTGGTATATCGGGACGGAGGGGGATAGAGGGTTGCCGGTGCTGATGCAGCGGTGGGGTGTTGGGATCGCGAGGGGGATGTGTTCTCCGGGATGGAGGCTGGTGTAtagggaggtggtgggggcTAGTCATTCGGTTTTTCTGAGCAGGGTGGAGGTcgtgggtgggttggtttgGGAGGCTGTAGGGGGGtttttggggaggaaggatctTGGGTTCGAAGGGGTGGATGATTATTGGAAGAGTCAAGGTGTGATTGTGCCTGAGGCGGATGTTTGGAGGGTGTCGACGTGGTTCAAGTATGGTGTGCCTGCGgcgttggggaggggggtcgGGTGGGGGAttgggttggttgggtggattagggggtggtggttagtAGATTAGATatgttgtatatatatatatcagtaGGTGACACTTGGTTtgatgtatatatttatctgtgGGTTGTCTGATTACGTTCGTATCGGgggttttttttatttggtAGTTGGGAAATACTatcttcttcgcttctcATGTGATTACTTAGCCCTCGGTATATGTACGTATAATCATGGTGGTGTATACATTAGAATCGAAAGAGCAtactgtctgtctgtctgtctgtctgcatGATGAAAATCCAGGTAGTCGATGCCATCATACTACTTCTCTCTATCATCATATCGTCTCACGTGTATCATGAACTACTAGGTGAACGTGTGATGTATGACTTCACCGATAGAATCGCCAGGAAGTATATACCGAAGATGATGCTACTACCTACATCATATTATATCCACATCAGTGGAATGATAggtaagtatgtatgtacccaaacctcatcatcatcatcagcagcctTAACCATTGGGACACTGGAATCTCTTCGAAGTCCGAACAACtaatagttatatactaatatacgAACTGCATAGATACCCGATCCCGGGGCAGTTCTTTTTGCCTAAGAAACCTAAAGTGAGAAATAAGGAATACGGAAAAAGGACAAAAAATATTTCCATGTCTATGGTTCGTctgtttgtttctttcctctgTAGTAAATAGGAGCGGGCAAATGCAAATGCAAAAAAAGCCCACCCACACATTTCAACATCAATTTCGTCATTCGTGATCGTCATCATGTACTCCTAAATGTGTTCAGTCCCACCGCCGTGAAATTCATTCATGGCCACACCATCcaaaaaaacaaaaccaaATAATCCAAAAAGTATAAACCAAAATGCAACCAACagggtagatagatagccCTGGTCCGTGCGCCGACTGAGTGGCGGATGTTgttatagtagtaataaaaacAGGTATATCGTAgtgggaagaaaaagggggagGCGAAAATATCAGAATCGAAAGGGGGTAAATGACAAAATTATGACATGGTACTCATCGAACATGGACCGTATACGCAAAACAGTGATAGCTGGGAGGCCATGGCATGTATTGACGTCCAACGGTCAGACATGAAAGACGTCAAGGCATGCGGGTGCTCAGAGACTAtcggagaagaaaatgaGCTTCTAGAGCGGGGAGGGTGTGGGGGTAAGAGGGTGGTTTGCTGTTGCAGCAACCTGGTAGTTCGACAGATGCGGTCAATTGTAGACCTGACTTCTCAAGTCATCATTGACGCTCATCCAGCATATGTGGATTGCCGCCGTTCAGGGGGCGGAACCGGGTACTCCCCGTATGG belongs to Aspergillus luchuensis IFO 4308 DNA, chromosome 3, nearly complete sequence and includes:
- a CDS encoding Zn(II)2Cys6 transcription factor domain-containing protein (InterPro:IPR036864,IPR001138;~PFAM:PF00172;~TransMembrane:1 (o549-570i);~go_function: GO:0000981 - DNA-binding transcription factor activity, RNA polymerase II-specific [Evidence IEA];~go_function: GO:0008270 - zinc ion binding [Evidence IEA];~go_process: GO:0006355 - regulation of transcription, DNA-templated [Evidence IEA]) encodes the protein MSQRRQFSSCDPCRRSKRRCFVASPRGEKCANCQRLGHACTFDFARSRRVKPKQDLVRPSPSTNSNELPQIPLLGFGSPDGYYQAGTTPPGDTLVPGLNLNEGHDTQKSHDDIMDLYLVNRLASEFVPSVQVSNEVQTSVRSSLTDRVSYAMPLLAGSSLTSPVRLLNSKLDATILDDRLAKIYHAIITGCASRFVDYDCNLYATASRYRLEGWSEQPSQRHTPATLDISTNTSFPDTPASNTPLHAISSPDSGMPLNDLSCTFTVIGAVRFLDHFAGLYGNRISVTARKQSDAALKSVLRTFSLQWLPTESVLAADSILQDNVYGIPTNEASQNAFYDSWFQTREILEQAQSVRSFRVVYAILLFGGITIPTKAPVESTREFLDSGLQSLCSLNELVRKHCTTLGTHSIYSGLLEASLNAVHWGGYIRDLGASLTTNRPCRLPIPGHSKVLFSTGSIMSTFDWSNNQNFPPGQDDIPNICKKAVAEAFYICRQIVEVKNLLHCDHSLAGIEDVTSTVAAVSKFDQQFRPFIDYCIDNLECLSLHSRTASVSLVLFWDLSILILAEALALSRQSIDDTIIASMGSYQAEAVASVTKTVERVLSLPPDSAFNLANGLDAEVPLVAYHITPSLTAMVYQKTIETLMDSQQSPLHTGETADEVWQRQIDIVLKGLSSLGETVGGSEAAARVLQSLLPRYGDILSECWTSDFST
- a CDS encoding alpha/beta hydrolase (COG:S;~EggNog:ENOG410Q2PM;~InterPro:IPR000073,IPR029058;~PFAM:PF12697), whose amino-acid sequence is MPTTTSNPLPTLIFIPGAWHLPTCYTKLITHLQTHHPTLNCTTITLPSTTGDPSATFKDDLSAARAAITTETLHHGRNVVLIAHSYGGMVANSAIKDFTVPQTPTSGTIIGLILIASGFTLTGFSFMDPFLGHPPPSWRANHTTGFAELVTSPRELFYHDLPEEEARYWVSQLRPQSLKALFEGGEFSYAGWKDVPCWYIGTEGDRGLPVLMQRWGVGIARGMCSPGWRLVYREVVGASHSVFLSRVEVVGGLVWEAVGGFLGRKDLGFEGVDDYWKSQGVIVPEADVWRVSTWFKYGVPAALGRGVGWGIGLVGWIRGWWLVD